In a single window of the Chitinivibrionales bacterium genome:
- a CDS encoding T9SS type A sorting domain-containing protein, which produces MRLRLKVALAATVCVLSVSYLSAAIPPGYTGTPFSFDTLKGHPQGIPGVVKGVFFDNGGEGVAYHDVSPGNTGGTMRLNASGQQIQADINVDMQSYSGNDWDVVGYGTNDHFDSSVNAAVTTWHLSWIDQDNPAVNPPIIGDWLKFTVNVNTAGTYYIDFKQATANAPPNLQTLTFYDGASVRVDSINNLPACITPQGCPEVWHAWTVNMHVDSVDLDTGLQVIQLNFHVGSWNYDWMRFTLKNASTVACPKAQTRPDQGFNIRPVLAGNNLNVTFSLAKPGRTRLEVFDCSGRSMLQGITKNLAAGNQKQVLNLGTLGQGVYILRLEQNGLKTSAPFTVR; this is translated from the coding sequence ATGCGTCTGCGCCTTAAAGTTGCCCTCGCGGCAACCGTCTGCGTGTTAAGTGTTTCGTACCTGTCAGCCGCGATCCCGCCGGGTTATACCGGCACGCCGTTTTCGTTCGATACGCTCAAGGGTCATCCGCAGGGAATCCCTGGCGTCGTGAAGGGCGTTTTCTTCGACAACGGCGGAGAAGGCGTTGCGTATCACGACGTATCTCCCGGCAATACCGGAGGCACCATGCGTCTCAATGCCAGCGGGCAGCAGATCCAGGCCGATATCAATGTCGACATGCAGTCGTATTCCGGCAACGACTGGGACGTGGTTGGCTACGGTACTAACGACCATTTCGATTCATCAGTCAATGCTGCGGTCACCACGTGGCATCTTTCGTGGATCGACCAAGACAACCCGGCAGTCAATCCGCCCATCATCGGAGATTGGCTCAAGTTCACGGTCAATGTCAATACGGCCGGCACCTACTATATCGATTTCAAGCAGGCCACGGCCAATGCGCCCCCAAACCTTCAGACACTCACGTTCTACGACGGCGCGTCGGTAAGAGTGGATTCCATAAATAACCTTCCCGCCTGCATCACGCCGCAAGGCTGTCCGGAGGTTTGGCATGCCTGGACCGTCAACATGCACGTTGACTCGGTTGACCTTGACACCGGGCTGCAGGTGATCCAGCTCAACTTTCACGTGGGAAGCTGGAATTACGACTGGATGAGGTTTACACTCAAGAACGCAAGCACAGTGGCGTGCCCGAAAGCCCAGACCAGGCCCGACCAGGGATTTAATATCCGTCCGGTTTTGGCCGGAAACAACCTGAACGTCACTTTCTCGCTTGCAAAGCCGGGCCGGACAAGGCTGGAGGTGTTCGACTGTTCGGGCAGGTCAATGCTGCAGGGAATCACGAAAAACTTGGCCGCCGGGAACCAGAAACAGGTGCTCAACCTCGGCACCTTGGGACAAGGGGTCTATATCCTGAGATTGGAACAGAACGGGCTCAAGACTTCGGCGCCGTTCACGGTTCGTTAA
- a CDS encoding T9SS type A sorting domain-containing protein: MKASRLFFVSFSVISLLASLSIAEIPAGYAGTPFPPGSAPRELMGRINFNDFDCGAENVSWYADDAWDGAVNRNKVGLTTGPASFCTNDNTSDRDTFYAAGVVWPNGVRYPDPVDTSVQDCYIGASHGNSFTKWTVHVSTAGKYWISSIWSAMEEPAHYTVLFLNGKDTVKTPLITFQQEASYHAWRLYSDFASVQLDTGVQVLYFQNGSNHLNQDFLFFATDSGKFTTDVMQPALKPAKTESHAVSISQNIVRLVLKDAGMTKVSVYDCLGREIATVLNKNLAAGDHTVTLAKAGLKQGVYFLHVNHNSATSVTRFQTISK; encoded by the coding sequence ATGAAAGCTTCAAGATTATTCTTCGTTTCATTTTCCGTCATTTCATTGCTCGCATCATTATCCATTGCTGAAATTCCAGCCGGGTATGCAGGCACACCGTTTCCGCCCGGCAGTGCTCCCAGGGAACTCATGGGAAGAATCAACTTCAACGATTTTGATTGCGGCGCGGAAAATGTGTCATGGTATGCGGATGATGCCTGGGACGGGGCGGTGAACCGCAATAAAGTCGGGCTAACAACGGGGCCTGCATCTTTCTGTACCAATGATAACACATCAGACCGTGACACTTTTTACGCAGCCGGCGTTGTGTGGCCGAACGGCGTGCGTTATCCGGACCCGGTTGATACCAGCGTGCAAGATTGCTATATAGGCGCCAGCCACGGTAATAGTTTCACCAAATGGACCGTGCATGTCTCCACGGCCGGAAAATACTGGATCAGTTCCATATGGTCGGCCATGGAAGAACCTGCCCATTACACGGTCCTTTTCCTGAACGGAAAAGACACCGTTAAAACGCCGTTAATAACATTTCAGCAGGAAGCCAGCTATCACGCCTGGAGACTGTACAGTGACTTTGCTTCCGTGCAACTCGATACCGGTGTGCAAGTCCTGTATTTCCAGAACGGTTCAAACCATCTCAACCAGGACTTCCTGTTCTTTGCCACAGACTCGGGAAAATTCACCACGGACGTCATGCAGCCTGCCCTGAAACCGGCCAAAACCGAATCGCATGCGGTCTCCATTAGCCAGAACATTGTCAGGTTGGTCCTGAAGGACGCCGGCATGACAAAAGTTTCGGTTTACGACTGTCTAGGCAGGGAGATCGCAACCGTATTGAATAAAAACCTTGCAGCGGGCGATCACACCGTGACCCTAGCCAAGGCCGGCCTGAAACAGGGAGTTTATTTCCTCCATGTCAACCATAACTCCGCCACCAGCGTAACGAGGTTCCAGACAATCAGCAAATAG